The Pseudomonadota bacterium genome includes a window with the following:
- a CDS encoding DMSO reductase — MHPAFSVIFLTTLIGVGQGLFLALYTGQLYSLANLLPPQDSRSFYAFGGVIAVAFLIGGLIASFFHLGRPERAWRSASQWRTSWLSREVIVLPITVVSIALYSGLHFIGWTGPWFTVAGVLPVDATLVAGGLAMIAVLLLFVCTAMIYACLKFLQEWHSWLTVVNYLLLGSASGFMLAAAFSAWQGVGLVGFYGAWAAILTLAAFVTRGASLLRNRRLRHKSNLQTAIGVRHNHIVQMAQGATGGSFNTREFFHRRPRQVTRGIRIAFLVLVFPVPVVLLLLAYLTSSATLPVLAFVLQYLGLIAERWYFFAEARHPQNLYYQYVS; from the coding sequence ATGCACCCAGCATTCTCGGTCATTTTTCTCACCACCCTGATCGGCGTCGGCCAGGGACTGTTTCTGGCTCTCTACACGGGGCAGCTCTACTCCCTCGCCAATCTGCTGCCGCCACAGGACAGTCGCTCGTTTTATGCGTTCGGCGGTGTAATAGCCGTGGCGTTTCTGATCGGCGGACTGATAGCCTCGTTCTTTCACTTGGGGCGTCCGGAACGCGCCTGGCGCTCCGCCAGTCAGTGGCGTACGTCGTGGCTGTCGCGGGAGGTGATTGTGCTTCCGATAACGGTGGTGTCGATCGCGCTCTACAGCGGGTTGCACTTCATCGGCTGGACGGGACCGTGGTTTACCGTGGCCGGCGTCTTGCCTGTCGACGCCACGCTGGTCGCGGGCGGGCTTGCGATGATTGCGGTTCTGTTGCTCTTCGTCTGTACAGCGATGATCTATGCGTGCCTCAAATTCCTGCAGGAGTGGCACAGTTGGCTGACTGTGGTGAACTATCTGCTGCTGGGAAGCGCATCGGGGTTCATGCTGGCGGCGGCGTTTTCGGCATGGCAGGGTGTGGGGCTGGTGGGATTCTACGGCGCGTGGGCGGCGATTCTCACCCTCGCGGCGTTTGTCACGCGCGGCGCATCGCTGCTGCGTAACCGGCGTCTACGCCACAAGTCGAACCTGCAGACCGCAATCGGCGTGCGCCATAACCACATCGTACAGATGGCGCAGGGCGCGACCGGCGGCTCCTTCAATACACGCGAGTTTTTCCACCGACGTCCCAGGCAGGTGACCAGGGGCATCCGGATTGCGTTTCTGGTGCTGGTGTTCCCAGTGCCGGTGGTACTGCTGCTGCTCGCCTACCTCACATCATCCGCGACATTGCCGGTACTGGCGTTCGTGCTGCAGTACCTGGGATTGATCGCCGAACGCTGGTACTTCTTCGCCGAGGCCAGGCACCCGCAGAATCTCTACTATCAGTACGTCAGTTGA
- a CDS encoding 4Fe-4S dicluster domain-containing protein, with the protein MTQLALVIDLNVCVGCHACVTSCKEWNSYGEAGPMTDFNTRGANPTGTFFNRVQTYEVGEYPITETVHFPKSCLHCEEPPCVPVCPTGASYKRKEDGIVLVDYDKCIGCKYCSWACPYGAREIDEKQKVMKKCTLCVDRIHDESLPESERKPACVMACPTSARLFGDVHDPHSEVSMAIRESGGYQLMPEWGTRPANHYLPRRKVRMTIHKDELQRADNPLKKEGELPALPADAQTLDEISSW; encoded by the coding sequence GTGACGCAGCTTGCCCTGGTCATCGACCTCAACGTCTGCGTCGGCTGTCACGCCTGCGTCACCAGCTGCAAGGAGTGGAACAGCTACGGCGAAGCGGGTCCCATGACCGATTTCAATACCCGCGGGGCCAACCCCACCGGCACCTTTTTCAATCGTGTGCAGACGTATGAAGTGGGCGAGTACCCGATCACCGAAACCGTGCATTTTCCCAAGAGCTGCCTGCACTGTGAGGAGCCGCCGTGCGTACCGGTCTGTCCCACCGGCGCCAGCTACAAGCGCAAGGAAGACGGCATCGTACTGGTCGACTACGACAAGTGCATCGGCTGCAAGTACTGCTCGTGGGCCTGCCCCTACGGTGCGCGCGAGATCGACGAGAAACAGAAGGTGATGAAGAAGTGCACGCTGTGCGTCGATCGTATCCACGACGAGTCGCTGCCCGAAAGCGAGCGCAAACCCGCGTGCGTCATGGCCTGCCCCACCAGCGCGCGCCTGTTCGGCGATGTGCACGATCCACACTCCGAGGTATCGATGGCGATCCGCGAGAGCGGCGGTTACCAGCTGATGCCCGAATGGGGAACGCGCCCGGCCAACCACTACCTGCCGCGGCGCAAGGTGCGCATGACCATCCACAAGGACGAGTTGCAGCGTGCCGACAATCCGTTGAAGAAAGAGGGCGAGTTACCCGCACTGCCCGCGGATGCCCAGACGCTCGATGAAATTTCGAGTTGGTAA
- a CDS encoding formate dehydrogenase — MTHTASPHREVKNTTCYMCACRCGIRVTLEAGEVRYIEGNPDHPLNKGVLCAKGASGIMKQKSPARLTKPLRRKVGARRGEGQFEAISWYEAFQMLEERLGKLRQADPKKFALFTGRDQMQALTGLFAKQFGTPNYAAHGGFCSVNMAAGMIYTIGGSFWEFGGPDLERAKLFVMLGTAEDHHSNPMKIAISQFKRAGGRFISINPVRTGYSAIADEWVPIKPGTDGALLLALNHELIRQGLFDREFLVQYTNAAELVNLDEASSEFGMFVRYEVPPDEGCFDPQNKLWWDRNLNVARAAREKGVDPRLLGEFSLKDGTPVKPAFQLLQERLADYTPEWAARITGIPAQTIRRLAQEMGVTARDQKIELPIAWTDCWDNEHETVTGNPVAFHAMRGLAAHSNGFHTIRALAILMSLLGTIDRPGGFRHRAPFPRPIPPCAKPPNTPEAVIPGQPLDGMPLGWPADPDDLAVDYDGNPLRIDKAFSWEYPLAVHGLMHNAITNAWRGDPYPIDTLLLFMANMAWNSSMNTQEARRMLADTDENGEYKIPFLVVCDAFHSETVAFADLVLPDTTYLERHDVMSMLDRPISEFDGPVDSVRIPVVPPTGECKPFQEVLIELGTRLKLPAFVTKEGKRKFRDYPDFITNFETEPGSGIGFLAGWRGKGGEKFMRGEPNPRQWEMYEKNNCHFHYELLRSYQYMRNWNKGYLQWARHHALIRYAEPINLHIYSEVLQKFRLAAMGRGDTRKPPEQLRERLKTYFDPLPFYYEPLEQQLIDRSEYPLHAVTQRPMAMYHSWDSQNAWLRQIHSYNALFVNPRTARVKNLADGDWVWVESPTGRVRCICRHSEAVEPNTVWTWNAIGKGAGAWGLTPDADEARKGFLLNHLINEELPPNPAGDHVSNSDPVTGQAAWYDLRVRIYPAQPNEPEHTEPQFASPGEPPGMTGTGGMARIRRWLGR, encoded by the coding sequence ATGACCCACACAGCGAGCCCTCACCGCGAGGTCAAGAACACCACCTGTTACATGTGCGCCTGTCGGTGCGGCATCCGCGTAACGCTAGAAGCGGGCGAGGTGCGCTACATCGAGGGCAACCCGGACCATCCGCTCAACAAGGGGGTGCTCTGCGCCAAGGGGGCTTCGGGGATCATGAAGCAGAAATCCCCCGCGCGGCTGACCAAACCGCTGCGCCGCAAGGTGGGTGCCAGGCGCGGTGAGGGGCAGTTCGAGGCGATCTCCTGGTACGAGGCGTTCCAGATGCTCGAAGAGCGGCTCGGCAAACTGCGCCAGGCCGATCCGAAGAAGTTCGCGCTCTTCACCGGGCGCGACCAGATGCAGGCGCTGACCGGGCTCTTCGCCAAGCAGTTCGGGACTCCGAACTATGCGGCCCACGGCGGCTTCTGCTCGGTGAACATGGCGGCCGGGATGATCTACACCATCGGCGGCTCGTTCTGGGAGTTCGGCGGGCCGGATCTGGAGCGCGCCAAGCTGTTCGTGATGCTCGGCACCGCCGAGGATCACCACTCCAATCCGATGAAGATCGCCATCAGCCAGTTCAAACGGGCCGGTGGGCGCTTCATCTCCATCAATCCGGTGCGCACCGGCTACTCGGCCATCGCCGACGAGTGGGTGCCGATCAAGCCCGGCACCGACGGCGCGCTGCTGCTGGCACTCAATCACGAACTGATCCGCCAGGGGCTCTTCGACCGCGAGTTCCTGGTGCAATACACCAATGCCGCCGAACTGGTGAACCTGGATGAGGCCAGCAGCGAGTTCGGCATGTTCGTGCGCTACGAGGTGCCGCCCGACGAGGGGTGCTTCGATCCGCAGAACAAGCTGTGGTGGGACCGCAACCTCAACGTTGCCCGCGCCGCGCGTGAGAAGGGTGTCGATCCGCGCCTGCTGGGCGAGTTCAGCCTCAAGGACGGTACGCCGGTCAAACCGGCCTTTCAGTTGCTTCAGGAGCGCCTCGCCGACTACACGCCAGAGTGGGCAGCGCGCATCACCGGCATTCCGGCGCAGACCATTCGCCGCCTGGCGCAGGAGATGGGTGTCACCGCGCGCGATCAGAAGATCGAGCTGCCCATCGCCTGGACCGACTGCTGGGACAACGAGCACGAGACCGTCACCGGCAATCCGGTGGCCTTTCACGCCATGCGCGGACTGGCGGCGCACTCCAACGGTTTTCACACCATCCGCGCGCTGGCGATCCTGATGAGTCTGCTGGGCACCATCGACCGGCCCGGCGGATTTCGGCACCGGGCGCCGTTTCCGCGTCCCATACCGCCCTGTGCGAAACCGCCCAACACGCCCGAGGCGGTGATCCCCGGTCAGCCGCTGGATGGCATGCCACTGGGCTGGCCCGCCGACCCCGATGATCTCGCCGTCGACTACGACGGCAATCCGCTGCGCATCGACAAGGCCTTCTCGTGGGAGTATCCGCTGGCGGTGCACGGTCTGATGCACAACGCCATCACCAACGCCTGGCGCGGCGATCCCTATCCCATCGACACGCTGCTGCTGTTCATGGCCAACATGGCGTGGAACTCATCGATGAACACTCAGGAGGCGCGGCGCATGCTCGCCGACACCGACGAGAACGGCGAGTACAAGATCCCGTTTCTGGTGGTGTGCGATGCCTTCCATTCCGAGACCGTGGCCTTCGCCGATCTGGTGCTGCCCGACACGACCTATCTCGAACGCCACGACGTGATGTCGATGCTCGACCGGCCCATCTCCGAATTCGACGGTCCGGTCGATTCGGTGCGCATCCCGGTGGTGCCGCCTACCGGCGAGTGCAAACCGTTTCAGGAGGTGCTCATCGAACTCGGCACGCGGCTCAAGCTGCCCGCTTTCGTCACCAAAGAGGGCAAGCGCAAGTTCCGCGACTATCCCGATTTCATCACCAACTTCGAAACCGAACCCGGTTCCGGGATCGGCTTTCTTGCCGGTTGGCGCGGCAAGGGCGGGGAGAAGTTCATGCGCGGCGAACCCAATCCGCGCCAGTGGGAAATGTACGAAAAGAACAACTGCCACTTCCACTATGAATTGCTGCGCAGCTACCAGTACATGCGCAACTGGAACAAGGGCTATCTGCAGTGGGCGCGCCATCATGCGCTGATCCGCTACGCCGAGCCGATCAATCTGCACATCTACTCCGAAGTGCTGCAGAAGTTCCGCCTCGCCGCCATGGGGCGCGGCGATACGCGCAAGCCGCCCGAGCAGCTGCGCGAGCGATTGAAAACCTATTTCGATCCACTGCCGTTCTACTACGAACCGCTGGAGCAGCAGTTGATCGACCGCAGCGAGTATCCGCTGCACGCCGTCACGCAACGGCCCATGGCCATGTACCACTCGTGGGATTCGCAGAACGCCTGGCTGCGCCAGATCCACAGCTACAATGCGCTGTTCGTCAATCCACGCACGGCGCGTGTGAAAAACCTCGCCGATGGCGACTGGGTATGGGTCGAGTCTCCCACTGGACGGGTGCGCTGTATCTGCCGCCACAGCGAGGCGGTGGAACCCAACACGGTGTGGACCTGGAACGCCATCGGCAAGGGGGCGGGAGCATGGGGTCTGACACCCGATGCCGACGAGGCGCGCAAGGGCTTTCTGCTCAACCACCTGATCAACGAAGAGCTTCCGCCCAATCCGGCGGGCGACCACGTCTCCAACTCCGATCCCGTCACCGGGCAGGCGGCGTGGTACGACCTGCGCGTGCGCATCTACCCGGCGCAACCCAACGAGCCCGAGCATACCGAGCCGCAGTTCGCTTCACCGGGCGAGCCGCCGGGGATGACGGGCACCGGCGGGATGGCGCGTATCAGACGGTGGCTGGGGCGCTGA
- a CDS encoding PEP-CTERM sorting domain-containing protein: MNIGKALFAVVATTLLLFGTPARALVLNPGDMIPGHSFGPRNCEPGCIYDAFGLASDPSLALLYKAEWGFDRELEIPLVREEGSFAGWYSTTFSNTARDPSNALIEQEGAGNINCPECYLAVKDGNASPGYYFYNLASWDGMEDIRLENFWPNQGAISHVSIWGRNATSVSEPTPLTLMGISLLVMGIVMKGRRRV; this comes from the coding sequence ATGAATATCGGGAAGGCGCTGTTTGCAGTTGTCGCGACGACACTGCTGCTGTTCGGGACTCCGGCACGCGCCTTGGTGCTGAATCCCGGCGATATGATACCGGGGCACAGTTTCGGGCCTCGTAATTGTGAGCCCGGGTGTATCTACGATGCGTTTGGGCTTGCCTCCGATCCGTCTCTCGCGCTGCTTTACAAAGCTGAGTGGGGTTTCGATCGAGAGCTGGAAATTCCGCTGGTGCGAGAAGAGGGCAGTTTTGCAGGTTGGTATAGCACCACGTTTTCCAACACGGCGCGTGATCCCTCAAACGCACTGATTGAGCAGGAAGGTGCAGGCAATATCAATTGCCCGGAATGCTACCTGGCGGTCAAGGATGGTAACGCAAGCCCCGGTTATTACTTCTATAACCTTGCATCGTGGGACGGTATGGAGGATATTCGCCTGGAGAATTTCTGGCCGAATCAGGGTGCGATCTCCCATGTCTCGATCTGGGGCCGCAATGCGACTTCCGTGTCTGAGCCCACGCCCCTGACTCTGATGGGCATCAGCCTGCTGGTTATGGGAATAGTGATGAAGGGGCGTCGTCGAGTTTGA
- a CDS encoding cytochrome b, producing the protein MSPSRYHPTLVVLHWLLAFLVIFSLGMGTFVLTALPNDSPDKLFALGGHMVAGLLILTLMVIRFAVRSFTQKPQPASTGNPLLDKIAVLNHYALYLLVILMAASGIATSVQAGLPDIVFGGSGAPLPDSFAIYTPRVAHGIIAKLLLAIVALHALAALYHQFVRKDNLLARMWFGQRSG; encoded by the coding sequence ATGTCGCCGTCGCGTTATCATCCAACCCTCGTCGTACTGCATTGGCTGTTGGCCTTCCTGGTCATCTTCTCCCTCGGGATGGGGACGTTCGTACTGACGGCGCTCCCCAATGATTCTCCTGACAAGCTCTTCGCGCTGGGCGGCCACATGGTCGCGGGTCTCCTTATCCTCACTCTCATGGTGATTCGCTTCGCAGTGCGCAGCTTCACGCAGAAACCGCAACCTGCTTCCACCGGCAATCCGCTCTTGGACAAGATCGCCGTGCTTAACCACTACGCACTCTACCTTCTGGTCATCCTGATGGCTGCCAGCGGCATCGCCACCTCGGTACAGGCGGGTCTTCCCGATATCGTCTTCGGCGGTTCCGGCGCGCCGTTGCCGGACAGCTTTGCGATCTATACCCCGCGTGTCGCACACGGCATCATCGCGAAGTTGCTGCTGGCGATCGTGGCGCTGCACGCGCTGGCCGCGCTCTACCACCAGTTCGTGCGCAAGGACAATCTGCTGGCCCGTATGTGGTTTGGGCAGCGCTCCGGGTAG
- a CDS encoding DNA-binding response regulator — protein sequence MALQVLMIEDDEQLAAMVREYLAQSALQVTHRATAGAGVEAVAHNDYDAVILDIMLPDFDGFEACRRIRAHSDVPILMLTARGDAEDRIVGLEIGADDYLPKPFNPRELLARLRAILRRRAATDAPTQPLLRFGRLTIDRDAHAVRLDGEEQPLTGYQFDLLATLAENAGRVLSRDQLMDHLRGQELEAFDRSIDVHISRIRAAIEDDPKHPRRILTVRGTGYLFAKKQDE from the coding sequence ATGGCGCTACAGGTATTGATGATCGAGGATGACGAACAGCTCGCCGCCATGGTGCGCGAGTATCTCGCGCAATCGGCATTGCAAGTCACACACCGCGCCACCGCCGGCGCCGGTGTCGAGGCCGTGGCGCACAACGATTACGATGCTGTCATCCTCGATATCATGCTGCCCGATTTCGATGGTTTTGAGGCATGCCGCCGTATTCGAGCGCACTCCGACGTCCCCATCCTGATGCTCACCGCGCGCGGTGATGCCGAGGATCGCATCGTCGGCCTGGAGATCGGCGCCGATGACTACCTGCCGAAACCCTTCAACCCGCGCGAACTGCTGGCGCGGCTGCGCGCAATTCTGCGCCGTCGCGCGGCAACCGATGCGCCGACGCAGCCGCTGTTGCGCTTCGGGCGATTGACCATCGACCGCGATGCGCATGCGGTGCGGCTCGATGGCGAGGAGCAACCGTTGACCGGGTATCAGTTCGATCTGCTCGCAACGCTCGCCGAAAATGCGGGCCGTGTCCTTTCGCGCGATCAGCTGATGGATCATCTGCGTGGACAGGAGCTGGAGGCCTTCGATCGCAGTATCGATGTGCATATCTCGCGCATCCGTGCAGCCATCGAAGACGACCCCAAACACCCGCGCCGCATACTCACCGTTCGCGGCACCGGTTATCTGTTTGCAAAGAAACAGGATGAATAG
- a CDS encoding sensor histidine kinase — MRRLYLHIYLTFLGILVVFAVLAAIAWWSTHDERDATHLLEGIGGVLGEVLPPPRAPAEDVQAVLDRLGKRFKANITLRTPDGRMIGSVGRPLPAPPPGRRHSGWMKAPGRGPVFAIALPDQRWAIVRPERPGPGNRAIGFIAIIVLLLTAIGIGAYPMTRRLTGRLERLQSHVDHIGNGDLAARVEVEGKDEIAALARSFNRATERIQRLMMAQKEMLASASHELRSPLTRIRMAVELLAGDDREELRERVARDIADLDDLIEELLMASRLDRVDELQMRDDVDLLALAVEEAARVDAEVSGDSTVVNGDPRLLRRLLRNLLENARRYGNGSPIDVEVTARADGAVIRVLDRGPGIPADEHERIFQPFYRRPGMREGIDKGVGLGLALVRQIAHRHGGDVVCRDREGGGTCFEVTLRETPD, encoded by the coding sequence ATGCGCCGACTCTATCTGCACATCTATCTCACCTTTCTCGGCATCCTCGTCGTGTTCGCGGTACTGGCCGCGATCGCCTGGTGGAGCACCCATGATGAACGCGACGCTACGCACCTGCTGGAGGGGATCGGCGGTGTGCTTGGCGAAGTGTTGCCACCGCCACGGGCACCGGCGGAAGACGTGCAGGCGGTGCTCGATCGATTGGGTAAGCGCTTCAAGGCCAACATCACGCTGCGCACGCCCGACGGGCGCATGATCGGTTCGGTGGGCAGGCCGCTGCCCGCGCCGCCTCCCGGCCGACGTCATAGCGGATGGATGAAGGCCCCCGGCCGTGGTCCGGTCTTTGCCATCGCACTACCCGACCAGCGCTGGGCCATCGTGCGCCCCGAGCGCCCGGGACCGGGCAATCGCGCCATCGGTTTTATCGCCATCATCGTGCTGCTACTGACTGCCATCGGCATCGGCGCCTACCCGATGACGCGGCGACTCACCGGCAGGCTGGAGCGCCTGCAGAGCCACGTCGATCACATCGGCAACGGCGATCTCGCCGCTCGTGTCGAGGTCGAGGGCAAAGATGAGATCGCCGCGCTGGCGCGCAGCTTCAACCGGGCGACCGAACGCATCCAACGGCTGATGATGGCGCAGAAAGAGATGCTGGCCAGCGCATCGCACGAGTTGCGCTCGCCGTTGACGCGCATCCGCATGGCGGTCGAATTGCTGGCCGGCGACGATCGCGAAGAACTGCGCGAACGCGTCGCCCGGGACATCGCGGATCTCGATGACCTGATCGAAGAGCTGCTAATGGCGAGTCGGCTCGATCGTGTCGACGAGCTGCAGATGCGCGATGATGTGGATCTGCTGGCGCTGGCGGTGGAAGAGGCGGCGCGCGTCGATGCCGAGGTGAGCGGCGACTCGACCGTGGTCAACGGCGATCCACGTCTGTTGCGACGGCTGCTACGGAATCTTCTGGAGAACGCACGGCGTTATGGCAACGGTTCACCCATCGACGTCGAGGTAACGGCGCGGGCGGACGGCGCGGTGATCCGCGTTCTCGACCGCGGCCCCGGCATCCCCGCCGATGAGCACGAGCGTATCTTCCAACCCTTCTACCGACGCCCGGGGATGCGCGAAGGCATCGATAAAGGGGTGGGTCTGGGACTGGCGCTGGTACGCCAGATCGCCCACCGTCATGGCGGCGATGTCGTATGCCGGGATCGCGAGGGTGGCGGCACCTGTTTTGAAGTAACATTGCGCGAGACCCCCGACTGA
- a CDS encoding ankyrin repeat domain-containing protein produces the protein MLLKDFVYRYPFLVSIALAGAILLALFGLPRLAHDGLEACDQLGRTPLIAAAEQGDRETVVALLRRGAIVESRDNCRWTALMKAAAGGHLDIARQLLDVRAFIDHRDKAGYSSLMVAVVNGHAPVVALLIERGARLDFADDNLGWTALIWAAKDGRPGIVRHLLAGGAEIDDADRKGNTPLMWAARGGHASVIEQLLEVGADPRLTNHAGQSAADLASVGRHPELARRLTSYLSTR, from the coding sequence ATGCTGTTGAAAGATTTTGTCTATCGCTACCCGTTTCTCGTTTCCATTGCGCTGGCCGGCGCGATCCTGCTCGCTCTGTTCGGGCTTCCACGCCTGGCCCACGATGGACTCGAGGCGTGCGATCAGCTGGGTCGCACACCCCTTATCGCGGCAGCGGAGCAAGGCGACAGGGAGACAGTGGTTGCCTTGCTGCGCAGGGGCGCCATCGTCGAATCACGCGACAACTGCCGCTGGACCGCGCTGATGAAAGCGGCCGCCGGCGGGCACCTCGACATCGCCCGGCAACTGCTCGATGTGCGCGCCTTCATCGACCACCGTGACAAAGCCGGTTACTCGTCATTGATGGTGGCGGTGGTCAACGGTCACGCGCCGGTGGTGGCGCTGCTGATCGAACGCGGAGCCCGGCTCGATTTCGCCGACGACAACCTGGGTTGGACGGCGTTGATCTGGGCGGCAAAAGACGGACGCCCGGGAATTGTTCGCCATCTGCTGGCCGGCGGCGCCGAGATCGATGACGCCGATCGGAAAGGAAACACGCCTCTGATGTGGGCCGCGCGCGGAGGCCACGCCAGTGTCATCGAACAGCTTCTGGAGGTGGGCGCCGACCCACGACTCACCAACCATGCCGGTCAGTCAGCCGCGGATCTCGCCAGCGTGGGCAGGCACCCGGAGCTTGCGCGCCGCCTCACATCGTATTTGAGCACCCGCTGA
- a CDS encoding nitroreductase family protein: MLERAEQFYRAVKRRRSVRDFSDRPVDRRVIEQCLLAAGTAPSGANMQPWTFVVVSDPAVKRRIRHAAEEEERKFYAGAASEEWLEALAPLGTDADKPFLDQAPYLIVIFRQKWGVDGDGNKIKHYYVHDSVGIATGILITALHNAGLATLTHTPSPMNFLGEVLERPGNESATMIVVVGYPQQGTRVPKISKKSLDEIAVFV, encoded by the coding sequence ATGCTGGAGCGAGCCGAGCAATTCTATCGTGCGGTGAAACGCCGTCGCAGCGTGCGGGATTTTTCCGACCGTCCCGTCGATCGCAGGGTGATTGAACAGTGCCTGCTGGCGGCCGGTACGGCACCCAGCGGCGCCAACATGCAGCCGTGGACCTTTGTCGTCGTCTCCGATCCCGCCGTGAAACGCAGGATTCGCCACGCCGCCGAGGAGGAGGAGCGCAAATTCTATGCGGGTGCGGCGTCCGAGGAGTGGCTGGAGGCGCTGGCTCCGCTGGGGACCGATGCAGACAAACCGTTTCTGGATCAGGCTCCGTACCTGATCGTGATCTTTCGTCAGAAGTGGGGCGTGGACGGCGACGGGAACAAGATCAAGCACTACTACGTGCACGATTCGGTCGGTATCGCCACCGGAATTCTGATCACCGCGCTGCACAATGCGGGGTTGGCCACGCTCACCCACACCCCCAGTCCCATGAACTTTCTTGGCGAGGTATTGGAGCGCCCCGGCAATGAGAGCGCGACCATGATCGTGGTGGTGGGTTACCCGCAGCAAGGAACAAGGGTGCCCAAGATCAGTAAAAAGTCACTCGACGAGATCGCGGTCTTTGTCTAG
- a CDS encoding DUF1127 domain-containing protein has product MTSATLQRTPLDLYRRPGRNPRTLTERLFNLWRTLEIWQARARQRRDLLDLDDRLLRDIGINRADAEREARKPFWVE; this is encoded by the coding sequence ATGACCAGCGCAACCCTGCAGCGTACCCCTCTTGACCTCTACCGCCGTCCGGGGCGCAATCCCCGTACGCTGACCGAGCGGCTTTTCAATCTCTGGCGAACCCTGGAAATCTGGCAGGCGCGTGCCCGGCAGCGGCGTGACCTGCTCGATCTCGACGACCGGCTGTTGCGGGATATCGGTATCAACCGTGCCGACGCGGAACGCGAAGCGCGCAAGCCTTTCTGGGTAGAGTAG